A region from the Halosolutus gelatinilyticus genome encodes:
- a CDS encoding DUF7091 family protein — translation MTDRRRIERFLRSKLQEAGAQYEELRTSTDSQLDEAREAYRVARNARELPSDEEGRVKIVCRRYAERRAAMLDDEFRPACYEVGHPDCEGCAEDVREGRIETW, via the coding sequence ATGACGGATCGTCGGCGGATCGAGCGGTTCCTGCGATCGAAACTCCAGGAGGCGGGCGCGCAGTACGAGGAGTTACGCACGTCGACCGACTCGCAACTCGACGAGGCTCGCGAGGCCTATCGGGTTGCGCGGAACGCGCGGGAGCTGCCGTCCGACGAGGAGGGCCGGGTGAAGATCGTCTGTCGACGCTACGCCGAGCGGCGAGCGGCGATGCTGGACGACGAGTTCCGGCCGGCCTGTTACGAGGTCGGTCACCCGGACTGCGAGGGCTGCGCCGAGGACGTCAGGGAGGGGCGGATCGAAACCTGGTAG
- a CDS encoding helix-turn-helix domain-containing protein translates to MLGVESSLPEPCGRFKPWRPKRYSMRHVRLTVTPADAGDDLPEMYRALSAAPYLDRVVGLHWNVSGDRLGLMIYAEGDVDAFREEVRAVPKVLEFEIVSVGEGEFYAYLRNELNELSHRLFSTFTRESLLVMPPLIYGGDGSVTFSIVGPAGEVQAAVQGVPDAFEVTISEVGGMGATPGLVGTLLSPRQREAVEVALAIGYYEVPRRGDYEAIAERMGCAPSTAAEHLRKAESKVLRVAFANE, encoded by the coding sequence GTGCTCGGCGTCGAATCGTCGCTGCCGGAACCCTGCGGGAGGTTTAAGCCGTGGAGGCCGAAGCGGTACTCGATGCGGCACGTCAGGTTGACCGTCACGCCGGCCGACGCCGGGGATGACCTCCCCGAGATGTATCGGGCGCTCTCGGCCGCCCCGTATCTCGACCGAGTGGTCGGCCTCCACTGGAACGTCTCGGGCGATCGACTCGGGCTGATGATCTACGCCGAGGGCGACGTTGACGCGTTCCGCGAGGAGGTGCGAGCAGTTCCGAAAGTGCTGGAGTTCGAGATCGTCTCGGTCGGCGAAGGTGAATTCTACGCGTATCTTCGGAACGAGTTGAATGAGCTGTCTCATCGCCTCTTCAGCACATTCACGCGCGAAAGCTTGCTCGTCATGCCGCCGCTGATCTACGGTGGCGACGGCTCCGTAACGTTCTCAATAGTCGGCCCGGCCGGGGAAGTCCAAGCGGCTGTCCAGGGCGTTCCCGACGCCTTCGAGGTAACGATAAGCGAGGTGGGCGGGATGGGTGCGACGCCAGGTCTCGTCGGAACGCTACTCTCTCCACGCCAGCGTGAAGCCGTCGAGGTCGCACTCGCGATCGGGTACTACGAGGTCCCTCGTCGGGGGGATTACGAAGCGATCGCCGAGCGGATGGGCTGTGCGCCCAGCACCGCGGCCGAACACCTGCGGAAAGCCGAGTCGAAGGTGCTTCGAGTGGCGTTTGCAAACGAGTGA
- a CDS encoding DUF7521 family protein gives MEPYVEGTTSIALAVVKTLVLLVGGTITYFAYKAYRRTEQRALGMLAAGFGLVTLGFVLAGVLYELLEIPLLQGILLESLLMLAGFLVIARSLYVT, from the coding sequence ATGGAACCCTACGTCGAAGGAACGACGTCGATCGCCCTCGCGGTCGTCAAGACGCTCGTGCTGCTCGTCGGCGGCACCATCACCTACTTCGCCTACAAGGCCTACCGCCGGACCGAGCAGCGTGCGCTCGGGATGCTCGCCGCGGGGTTCGGGCTCGTCACGCTCGGGTTCGTCCTCGCCGGCGTGCTGTACGAGCTGCTCGAGATCCCGCTGCTGCAGGGAATCCTCCTGGAGAGCCTACTGATGCTCGCCGGATTTCTGGTGATCGCGCGCTCGCTGTACGTCACGTAG
- a CDS encoding Eco57I restriction-modification methylase domain-containing protein: protein MANAPSRLDATPNPERVPRTDGTTTDDGRSTAETRGAGRPGPSRDAAYGYAFLRAAGHLTDPVERETAYADDRSVSYVASVDGPVRLGYFEVRTATATAEHLYRIVRGVARRTRLQYFWLVDPDTGVVRVIRMAGRIARFTYDPRADSAADRERLERAREDVSALFDHRAVVDRLAEDLRAQRSALASALAAADGRPLANRERLRAAQRSLDRLLFLYLLVERGVVVPIDDEGDLAPVETRRLFTAIARECDDVWASLATVVDRLHGDMPDALDLADGVRLHVPSILPADSDRSRTRGDRRDRTAEDGPSIVADGFDWEGLVDRLAAYDWRLDGLSATGAPGDREGNADADADAADGSRGTVTPAVLADCSERFVGATARDGGHPPDRRGDRGDRSNPRAADNGAVGAYYTGERIADFVARRALWEALREAIEADLAAGTAPPELERGELYRPASGRRPSIEADGRDGFDALYETHGTDEAVLAYVDRKLRDLTACDPAVGGGAFALAVANVCFEWRSMCRPTADAAALRREIVALTVYGVDVRGRAVDRCTRRLQLWLLAATTIEIEGPAAERSSIPTLPAGNVRRGNSLFGFVDADAVDGIETGDDDGESARETADYATRRRTLDDRYAATRRDRETGKPLRFEDHAGTTRADTETARSDVDAAREAWTALRIGDSDPRALCVEVPSGIPDGLESALEADGFTTYRYKARLERPREGSSAIDRDRLAALVDRLCDRFDDPGAWSLFVEREYAGTDFAPDGLDACHWPLEFPRPFREGGGFDVVVSNPPYGAAVGPEAEPLLKRGDDYECRSANDTCEWFVERLLELAREDGVVACVVPKSVAFYTTWRDVRARLLAETTLAHVFDVGLGFVDVNFETIAIVGTLAERPRADRVEGGDPPSDRSIGPTIHRSRDRRETGVVANEPIHLGRVPQRYMRDAGTIIFSPITDAQRAVLDRIVDADRRLGDVMSTSETTRQLYVPDRTKATLGPGDDPFVERVPWVRPYHLTDVWHADLSDYADAVDEYAVPRVMLKVLRGSRLRAWLDPNGDLVGTEKLVNVPLTDSDGAERAFVYAACNHPFASFYLQKAIFSETTETARVMDGQYARHIPVPDPNPAIESAVARLAWATTLARQRAFDANDGESAAPDSIDAENRELPLETAAARLRRALEALVAACYLEADVREEWATDLDRRGPGEDRVRDLFEEFHAEWFGNPDGDPPAREDELRTAIAETVAVVDEWAVDRFHERRELAVVRDVLK from the coding sequence ATGGCTAACGCGCCATCGCGACTCGACGCGACCCCGAACCCGGAACGGGTGCCGCGAACCGACGGCACGACGACGGACGACGGGCGATCGACCGCCGAGACGCGAGGAGCCGGCCGACCGGGTCCCTCCCGCGACGCGGCGTACGGGTACGCGTTCCTTCGGGCTGCAGGGCACCTGACCGACCCGGTCGAGCGCGAGACGGCCTACGCGGACGACCGCAGCGTCAGCTACGTCGCCAGCGTCGACGGCCCGGTTCGGCTCGGCTACTTCGAGGTTCGGACGGCGACGGCGACGGCCGAACACCTGTACCGGATCGTCCGCGGCGTCGCCCGTCGGACGCGCCTGCAGTACTTCTGGCTCGTCGATCCGGACACGGGGGTCGTTCGGGTCATCCGGATGGCCGGACGGATCGCCCGGTTCACGTACGATCCGCGAGCCGACTCCGCGGCCGATCGGGAACGACTCGAACGAGCGCGGGAGGACGTCTCCGCGCTGTTCGATCACCGCGCCGTCGTCGATCGACTCGCCGAGGACCTCCGCGCGCAGCGATCGGCGCTGGCGAGCGCGCTCGCGGCCGCCGACGGACGGCCGCTCGCGAACCGAGAACGGCTGCGCGCGGCCCAGCGATCGCTCGACCGGCTCCTGTTTCTGTACCTCCTCGTCGAACGCGGCGTCGTCGTCCCGATCGACGACGAGGGCGACCTCGCTCCGGTCGAGACGCGTCGGCTCTTCACGGCGATCGCCCGGGAGTGCGACGACGTGTGGGCGTCCCTCGCGACCGTCGTCGACCGTCTGCACGGCGACATGCCCGACGCGCTCGACCTGGCCGACGGCGTTCGACTGCACGTCCCCTCGATCCTCCCCGCCGACAGCGACCGATCGCGAACCCGCGGGGATCGACGCGATCGGACCGCGGAAGATGGCCCCTCGATCGTGGCCGACGGATTCGACTGGGAGGGGTTGGTCGATCGGCTCGCCGCCTACGACTGGCGTCTCGACGGCCTCTCGGCGACCGGCGCGCCCGGGGACCGGGAGGGGAACGCAGACGCCGATGCGGACGCGGCGGACGGCTCCCGCGGGACGGTCACGCCCGCGGTACTGGCCGACTGCAGCGAGCGGTTCGTCGGCGCGACCGCCCGCGACGGGGGTCACCCGCCCGATCGGCGGGGAGACCGCGGCGATCGATCGAACCCACGCGCGGCCGACAACGGGGCGGTGGGGGCCTACTACACCGGCGAGCGAATCGCGGACTTCGTCGCCCGGCGCGCGCTCTGGGAGGCGCTTCGCGAGGCGATCGAGGCCGACCTCGCGGCGGGAACGGCACCGCCGGAGCTCGAGCGGGGCGAGCTGTACCGCCCGGCGAGCGGCCGTCGCCCGTCGATCGAGGCCGACGGACGCGACGGGTTCGACGCGCTCTACGAGACCCACGGGACCGACGAGGCCGTCCTCGCGTACGTCGATCGGAAGTTGCGCGACCTGACCGCGTGCGATCCGGCGGTCGGCGGCGGCGCGTTCGCACTCGCCGTCGCGAACGTCTGCTTCGAGTGGCGATCGATGTGCCGGCCGACCGCCGACGCGGCGGCGCTCCGCCGCGAGATCGTCGCCCTCACCGTGTACGGCGTCGACGTCCGCGGTCGCGCCGTCGACCGCTGTACGCGCCGGCTCCAGCTCTGGTTGCTCGCCGCGACGACGATCGAGATCGAGGGGCCAGCCGCGGAGCGATCGTCGATCCCGACGCTGCCGGCCGGGAACGTCCGGCGAGGGAACAGCCTGTTCGGGTTCGTCGACGCCGACGCCGTTGACGGGATCGAAACCGGCGACGACGACGGCGAGAGCGCGAGGGAGACGGCCGATTACGCGACCCGCCGTCGAACGCTGGACGACCGCTACGCCGCTACCAGACGCGATCGGGAGACCGGGAAGCCGCTTCGGTTCGAGGACCACGCCGGGACGACGCGCGCGGACACCGAAACGGCGCGTTCGGACGTCGACGCGGCTCGCGAGGCGTGGACGGCGCTCCGGATCGGCGATTCCGACCCGAGGGCGCTCTGCGTCGAGGTGCCGTCGGGAATTCCGGACGGCCTCGAATCGGCGCTGGAGGCGGACGGATTCACGACCTACCGGTACAAGGCGCGGCTCGAACGCCCCCGCGAGGGGTCGTCCGCGATCGATCGCGATCGGCTCGCCGCGCTCGTCGATCGACTGTGCGATCGCTTCGACGATCCCGGCGCGTGGTCGCTGTTCGTCGAGCGGGAGTACGCGGGTACCGATTTCGCGCCCGACGGGCTCGACGCCTGTCACTGGCCCCTGGAGTTTCCGCGGCCGTTCCGCGAGGGCGGCGGCTTCGACGTGGTCGTCTCGAATCCGCCGTACGGCGCGGCCGTCGGGCCGGAGGCGGAACCGCTCCTGAAGCGCGGGGACGACTACGAGTGTCGGAGCGCGAACGACACCTGCGAGTGGTTCGTCGAGCGCCTGCTCGAACTCGCCCGCGAGGACGGCGTCGTCGCCTGCGTCGTCCCCAAGAGCGTCGCCTTCTACACCACCTGGCGCGACGTCCGGGCGCGACTGCTCGCCGAGACGACGCTCGCGCACGTCTTCGACGTCGGCCTCGGCTTCGTCGACGTGAACTTCGAGACGATCGCGATCGTCGGAACGCTGGCGGAGCGGCCGCGAGCGGACCGCGTCGAGGGCGGCGACCCCCCGAGCGACCGATCGATCGGTCCGACGATCCACCGCAGCCGCGATCGGCGCGAGACCGGTGTCGTCGCCAACGAGCCGATCCACCTCGGTCGGGTCCCCCAGCGGTACATGCGGGACGCCGGGACGATCATCTTCAGCCCGATCACGGACGCCCAGCGCGCGGTGCTGGATCGGATCGTCGACGCCGATCGGCGCCTGGGCGACGTCATGTCGACGTCGGAGACGACGCGACAGCTCTACGTGCCGGATCGGACGAAGGCGACGCTCGGCCCGGGAGACGATCCGTTCGTCGAGCGGGTGCCCTGGGTTCGGCCCTACCACCTGACGGACGTCTGGCACGCGGATCTGAGCGACTACGCGGACGCCGTCGACGAGTACGCCGTTCCGCGGGTGATGCTGAAGGTCCTCCGGGGCTCGCGGCTTCGCGCGTGGCTCGATCCGAACGGCGACCTCGTCGGGACGGAGAAGCTGGTGAACGTCCCGCTGACCGACAGCGACGGCGCGGAGCGGGCGTTCGTCTACGCCGCCTGCAACCACCCGTTCGCGTCGTTTTACCTCCAGAAGGCGATCTTCTCGGAGACGACCGAGACCGCGCGGGTGATGGACGGCCAGTACGCCCGCCACATCCCGGTTCCGGACCCCAACCCGGCGATCGAGTCCGCCGTCGCCCGGCTGGCGTGGGCGACGACGCTCGCGAGACAGCGCGCGTTCGATGCGAATGACGGCGAGTCCGCAGCGCCGGACTCGATCGACGCCGAGAATCGTGAACTGCCGCTCGAAACCGCGGCAGCGCGCCTTCGACGGGCGCTAGAGGCGCTCGTCGCGGCGTGTTACCTCGAAGCGGACGTTCGCGAGGAGTGGGCGACCGATCTCGATCGGCGCGGCCCCGGCGAAGACCGCGTTCGGGACCTGTTCGAGGAGTTCCACGCCGAGTGGTTCGGAAACCCTGATGGCGATCCGCCGGCGCGCGAGGACGAGCTCCGGACGGCGATCGCGGAAACCGTCGCCGTCGTCGACGAGTGGGCCGTCGATCGGTTCCACGAGCGGCGGGAACTGGCCGTCGTCAGGGACGTCCTGAAGTGA
- a CDS encoding amidohydrolase — translation MTEAADLLLTNAAVHTLADPDRLREAVAIRDGEIVRVGRTYEVEFLEGVETDRIDCEGRTLLPGFVDAHTHMEQLGQHLVHADLSAAASAEECIDLLAEHAATDPDREWILGFGYDESEWDDPRKLVRDDLDAVSEERPVVAMRVDLHTASLNSVALDRLGDEMPDADLGFDGGKPTGVAVENAAEVVRREIAADRAEMREAIAAAAARAVSLGVTGVHDKVRDSGAPRVYRELAAAGDLPLRVRIDYWSDHLDALAEVGLATDTEGGSDESFVQTGAIKSFSDGSIGSETAKLLEPYVGGDGTDGGAATGDTGGASGDEDENRGQWVVDPDDLAAIVDRAAAEGFQLSVHAIGDEAIEETLSALEETPAPGAARHRIEHVELATDEHFDRMADAGIVASMQPNFHRWAGEGGLYDQRLGVERRKRTNRFRDALDRGVPLAFGSDGMPLDPLYGVHHAVNASEPSQRLSVTEALRAYTLGAAYAGFDEDRLGTIEVGKRADFVVLEESPWDRSGEIDSIDVAMTIVDGEVVFDDR, via the coding sequence ATGACCGAGGCTGCGGATCTCCTGCTGACGAACGCGGCGGTGCACACCCTCGCCGATCCCGATCGGCTCCGCGAGGCGGTCGCGATCCGCGACGGCGAGATCGTCCGCGTCGGACGGACGTACGAGGTCGAGTTCCTCGAGGGCGTCGAGACCGATCGGATCGACTGCGAGGGGCGGACCCTCCTGCCGGGCTTCGTCGACGCGCACACGCACATGGAGCAACTCGGCCAGCACCTCGTGCACGCGGATCTCTCGGCGGCCGCGAGCGCAGAGGAGTGCATCGATCTGCTCGCGGAGCACGCGGCGACCGACCCCGATCGGGAGTGGATCCTCGGGTTCGGCTACGACGAGAGCGAGTGGGACGATCCGCGGAAACTCGTCCGCGACGACCTCGACGCCGTCAGCGAGGAGCGCCCGGTCGTCGCCATGCGGGTCGACCTGCACACCGCCTCGCTGAACTCGGTCGCGCTCGACCGGCTGGGGGACGAGATGCCCGACGCCGACCTCGGGTTCGACGGCGGAAAGCCGACGGGCGTCGCCGTCGAGAACGCGGCCGAGGTCGTTCGACGCGAGATCGCGGCCGATCGAGCGGAGATGCGCGAGGCGATCGCGGCCGCTGCGGCGCGCGCCGTCTCCCTCGGCGTCACCGGCGTCCACGACAAGGTCCGCGACTCGGGAGCGCCGCGGGTGTACCGCGAACTGGCGGCCGCCGGCGACCTGCCCCTCCGGGTGCGGATCGACTACTGGAGCGACCACCTCGACGCGCTCGCCGAGGTCGGGTTGGCGACCGACACGGAGGGCGGAAGCGACGAGTCGTTCGTCCAGACCGGCGCGATCAAATCGTTCTCCGACGGCAGCATCGGCAGCGAGACGGCGAAGCTGCTGGAGCCGTACGTCGGCGGCGACGGAACCGACGGCGGAGCCGCGACCGGCGACACCGGGGGTGCCAGCGGCGACGAGGACGAAAACCGCGGCCAGTGGGTCGTCGACCCCGACGACCTCGCCGCGATCGTCGATCGGGCCGCCGCCGAGGGCTTTCAGCTCTCCGTCCACGCGATCGGCGACGAGGCGATCGAGGAGACGCTGTCGGCCCTGGAGGAGACGCCCGCTCCCGGCGCGGCCCGCCACCGGATCGAGCACGTCGAACTGGCCACCGACGAGCACTTCGATCGGATGGCCGACGCCGGGATCGTCGCGTCGATGCAGCCGAACTTCCACCGCTGGGCGGGCGAGGGCGGCCTCTACGACCAGCGACTCGGCGTCGAGCGCCGCAAGCGGACGAACCGATTCCGAGACGCGCTCGATCGCGGCGTGCCCCTCGCGTTCGGCTCCGACGGGATGCCGCTCGATCCCCTCTACGGCGTCCACCACGCCGTGAACGCGTCCGAACCGTCGCAGCGACTCTCGGTCACGGAGGCGCTGCGCGCCTACACGCTCGGCGCGGCCTACGCCGGCTTCGACGAGGACCGACTGGGCACGATCGAAGTCGGCAAGCGGGCCGATTTCGTCGTCCTTGAGGAGTCTCCGTGGGACCGTTCTGGCGAGATCGATTCGATCGACGTCGCGATGACGATCGTGGACGGCGAGGTCGTTTTCGACGATCGGTAG
- a CDS encoding CDGSH iron-sulfur domain-containing protein, with amino-acid sequence MTRLVELDANGPRRLAPEDIDDEKGDVAVCQCGLSDSFPFCDGSHRLTADEVPEETYVYEDGDRDVVDRVVTADE; translated from the coding sequence ATGACGCGACTGGTCGAACTCGACGCGAACGGTCCGCGAAGACTCGCCCCCGAAGACATCGACGACGAGAAGGGAGACGTCGCGGTCTGTCAGTGCGGCCTCTCGGACTCGTTTCCGTTCTGTGACGGGAGCCACCGGCTGACGGCCGACGAGGTCCCCGAGGAGACGTACGTCTACGAGGACGGCGATCGGGACGTCGTCGACCGGGTCGTCACGGCGGACGAGTGA
- a CDS encoding mannose-1-phosphate guanylyltransferase encodes MNRPLVACVLAGGTGTRLYPASRPDRPKQLLALGGDRSLLERTLDRVAIADERYVLTRASLADDVRAVAPEAGVLVEPAARDTGPALVYAAWRLRDRFETDPVLLSLPSDHHVADGTAFAAALKRAARIAAETDGLVTLGVEPTRPATGFGYVLPAADAADDAYAPIDRFTEKPDRETATDLVDAGAYWNAGIFAWTPSALLRAARDSPLAPLVAALEDGDPERGFDAVDAVSVDYAIMERTDDAYVTPLSAGWDDLGTWDAVGRVRRDDRTADPDGTVVLDGDVRSIDAAENVIAAPGREVSVLGVEGVVIAAYDDRILVADREQADRVREIVAARRERESR; translated from the coding sequence ATGAACCGTCCACTCGTCGCTTGCGTCCTCGCCGGCGGAACCGGAACGCGGCTGTACCCCGCGAGTCGTCCCGATCGGCCCAAACAGTTGCTCGCGCTCGGCGGCGATCGATCGCTGCTCGAGCGGACGCTCGATCGGGTGGCGATCGCGGACGAGCGCTACGTCCTGACGCGGGCGTCGCTCGCCGACGACGTTCGAGCCGTCGCGCCCGAAGCTGGGGTGCTGGTCGAACCCGCGGCCAGGGACACCGGCCCGGCGCTGGTGTACGCGGCGTGGCGACTGCGCGATCGGTTCGAGACCGACCCCGTGTTGCTCTCGCTGCCGAGCGATCACCACGTCGCGGACGGGACAGCGTTCGCCGCGGCGCTGAAGCGCGCGGCGCGGATCGCCGCCGAGACGGACGGTCTCGTCACCCTCGGGGTCGAACCGACGCGCCCGGCGACCGGGTTCGGATACGTGCTGCCGGCCGCGGACGCTGCCGACGACGCGTACGCGCCGATCGATCGGTTCACCGAGAAACCCGACCGCGAGACGGCGACCGATCTCGTCGACGCCGGCGCCTACTGGAACGCGGGGATCTTCGCGTGGACGCCGAGTGCGCTCCTGCGGGCGGCGCGCGACTCCCCGCTGGCACCGCTGGTCGCAGCCCTCGAGGACGGCGACCCGGAACGCGGGTTCGACGCCGTCGACGCGGTGAGCGTGGACTACGCGATCATGGAGCGAACCGACGACGCCTACGTGACGCCGCTGTCGGCGGGCTGGGACGATCTCGGGACGTGGGACGCCGTCGGCCGAGTCCGACGCGACGATCGAACCGCGGATCCCGACGGCACCGTCGTCCTGGACGGCGACGTCCGCTCGATCGACGCCGCGGAGAACGTGATCGCGGCCCCCGGTCGCGAGGTGTCGGTCCTCGGCGTCGAGGGGGTCGTGATCGCCGCGTACGACGATCGCATCCTCGTCGCCGATCGCGAGCAGGCCGATCGCGTCCGCGAGATCGTCGCGGCCCGTCGCGAGCGCGAGTCGCGGTGA
- the hmgA gene encoding hydroxymethylglutaryl-CoA reductase (NADPH) — protein sequence MTDPQDLADRVREGDLRIHELEDHADHDAAVEARRLFVEGETGTDLDAIGDYAFPAEAAESAIENMIGAAQVPMGVVGPVAVNGEGSSSSSQHSASAANDGGAAGGEYYLPLATTEGALLASVNRGLSVIRSAGGATARVTKNGMTRAPVFRVDGVAEAATTVEWVRRNVEPLREAAESTTSHGELLGVDPYVVGDSVYLRFAYDTKDAMGMNMATIATEAACEVVEAETPASLVAVSGNLCSDKKPAAINAVEGRGRSVTADVVIPGDVVADRLHTTAEAIVEANTRKNLIGSAKAGSLGFNAHAANVVGAAFLATGQDEAQVVEGANAITTMDTREAPESHRSDEREAGTAALYASISLASLEVGTVGGGTKLPTQAEALDVLGVGGGGDPAGSNADALAEIIAVGALAGELSLLAALASNHLASAHEDLGR from the coding sequence ATGACCGACCCACAGGACCTCGCCGACCGCGTGCGCGAGGGCGACCTTCGCATCCACGAACTGGAGGACCACGCCGACCACGACGCCGCGGTCGAGGCCCGGCGGCTGTTCGTCGAGGGGGAAACCGGCACCGACCTCGACGCGATCGGCGACTACGCGTTCCCCGCCGAGGCGGCCGAGTCGGCGATCGAGAACATGATCGGTGCGGCCCAGGTGCCGATGGGCGTCGTCGGCCCGGTCGCCGTCAACGGCGAGGGTTCCTCATCGAGCTCGCAGCACTCGGCGAGTGCTGCGAACGACGGCGGCGCAGCCGGCGGCGAGTACTACCTCCCGCTCGCGACGACGGAGGGCGCGCTGCTCGCGTCGGTCAACCGCGGTCTCTCGGTGATCCGATCGGCCGGCGGCGCGACGGCCCGGGTCACGAAGAACGGGATGACCCGCGCCCCCGTGTTTCGGGTCGACGGCGTGGCCGAAGCAGCGACGACCGTCGAGTGGGTCCGCCGGAACGTCGAGCCGCTCCGGGAGGCCGCCGAGTCCACGACGAGCCACGGCGAACTCCTGGGCGTCGACCCCTACGTCGTCGGCGACTCGGTCTACCTGCGCTTCGCCTACGACACCAAGGACGCGATGGGAATGAACATGGCTACGATCGCGACCGAGGCGGCCTGCGAGGTCGTCGAGGCCGAAACCCCGGCCTCGCTGGTCGCCGTCTCGGGCAACCTCTGTTCGGACAAGAAACCCGCCGCGATCAACGCCGTCGAGGGCCGGGGCCGCTCCGTGACGGCGGACGTCGTGATCCCCGGCGACGTCGTCGCCGATCGCCTGCACACGACGGCGGAGGCGATCGTCGAGGCCAACACCCGAAAGAACCTGATCGGCAGCGCCAAGGCCGGCAGCCTGGGCTTTAACGCCCACGCGGCGAACGTCGTCGGCGCGGCGTTCCTCGCGACCGGCCAGGACGAGGCCCAGGTCGTCGAGGGGGCGAACGCGATCACGACGATGGATACGCGCGAGGCGCCGGAGTCGCATCGGTCTGACGAGCGCGAGGCCGGAACTGCCGCCCTCTACGCCAGCATCTCGCTGGCCTCGCTCGAGGTCGGTACCGTCGGCGGCGGAACGAAACTCCCGACGCAGGCCGAGGCGCTCGACGTGCTCGGCGTCGGCGGCGGCGGCGATCCGGCGGGCTCGAACGCCGACGCGCTCGCCGAGATCATCGCCGTCGGCGCGCTCGCCGGCGAACTCTCCCTGCTCGCCGCGCTCGCGTCGAACCACCTCGCGAGCGCCCACGAGGACCTGGGCCGCTAA
- a CDS encoding DUF5817 domain-containing protein: MYAVVGCSECSNLWLIEGRSETTQCPRCGSRKAYEKRKKFVETDDVDHAREVRASMLANRQGQGEAFAELDSFADLEDDVADGVVDDDEYLTESGLDVDEIAAAGDRDPRGPTRSGSKKEIVERALADLDRPTEDEIVDYADAHGVPADYARNALEKLVRRGEASESRGRYRRL; encoded by the coding sequence ATGTACGCCGTCGTCGGATGTAGCGAGTGCTCGAACCTGTGGCTCATCGAGGGGCGATCGGAAACGACGCAGTGTCCCCGCTGTGGCTCGCGGAAAGCCTACGAGAAGCGCAAGAAGTTCGTCGAAACCGACGACGTCGACCACGCCCGCGAGGTCCGGGCCTCGATGCTCGCGAACCGACAGGGCCAGGGGGAGGCGTTCGCCGAACTCGACTCCTTCGCGGACCTGGAGGACGACGTGGCAGACGGCGTCGTCGACGACGACGAGTACCTCACGGAGTCGGGCCTCGACGTCGACGAGATCGCGGCCGCCGGCGATCGCGACCCGCGCGGCCCGACCCGCAGCGGCAGCAAGAAGGAGATCGTCGAGCGGGCGCTCGCGGACCTCGATCGACCGACGGAGGACGAGATCGTCGACTACGCGGACGCACACGGCGTCCCGGCCGACTACGCTCGGAACGCCCTCGAGAAACTCGTCCGGCGGGGCGAGGCGAGCGAGAGTCGCGGCCGGTACCGGCGACTGTAG
- a CDS encoding class I SAM-dependent methyltransferase, with protein sequence MTADTTAADDGRDPAARRPKSIEEIRAVYADCADWADRFDWLDRRLTGRYRRELFGDAEGRVLDVACGTGPNFEYLPESVDLVGIDISPEMLSKARTRLDDLPIDGALREMDAQDLAFADDSFDTVISSLSTCTFPDPVAALREMDRVCRPDGRILLLEHGRSDVGPIARFQDWRADSHYETAGCRWNQEPIENVVQADVPIVEVSNRFLGIVTLIEARPSRDSVADAVRAHVLDRDE encoded by the coding sequence ATGACGGCGGACACCACCGCGGCCGACGACGGACGCGATCCGGCGGCGCGTCGTCCCAAGTCGATCGAGGAGATCCGCGCGGTCTACGCGGACTGCGCGGACTGGGCCGATCGATTCGACTGGCTCGATCGCCGGCTCACCGGCCGGTACCGCCGGGAACTGTTCGGCGACGCCGAGGGACGCGTCCTCGACGTGGCCTGCGGCACGGGGCCGAACTTCGAGTACCTGCCCGAGTCGGTCGACCTCGTCGGGATCGACATCAGCCCGGAGATGCTGTCGAAGGCCCGGACGCGGCTCGACGACCTGCCGATCGACGGCGCGCTCAGGGAGATGGACGCCCAGGACCTCGCGTTCGCGGACGACAGCTTCGACACCGTGATCTCGTCGCTGTCGACCTGCACGTTCCCCGATCCCGTGGCGGCGCTCCGGGAGATGGATCGCGTCTGTCGACCCGACGGGCGAATCCTCCTCCTCGAACACGGCCGGAGCGACGTCGGGCCGATCGCGCGATTCCAGGACTGGCGGGCCGACTCGCACTACGAGACCGCGGGCTGTCGGTGGAACCAGGAGCCGATCGAGAACGTGGTGCAGGCCGACGTGCCGATCGTCGAGGTCAGCAACCGGTTCCTGGGGATCGTCACGCTGATCGAGGCCCGGCCGTCGCGCGACTCGGTGGCCGACGCCGTCCGGGCGCACGTCCTCGACCGCGACGAGTGA